One Bacillus amyloliquefaciens DSM 7 = ATCC 23350 DNA window includes the following coding sequences:
- the manA gene encoding mannose-6-phosphate isomerase, class I: MTQEPIFLQPVCKEKIWGGTLLRERFGYGIPSETTGECWAISAHPHGMSTVKSGPYQGKTLMELWDQHRELFGGTEGDRFPLLTKILDVKHHLSVKVHPDDYDAEEHGQGETGKSECWYIIDCKENAEIIYGHTARSKAELVTMINSGDWEGLLRRVKIKPGDFYYVPSGTIHAICAGALVLETQQNSDAAYRIYDYGRTDQNGGTRDLHIRDAVNAATVPHVDGFLDESTETRKGVTIKTFVQGEYFSVYKWDISGTAEMTQDAPFMLCSVIEGSGSIICEGKSAKLEKGAHFILPDQMPDFTITGECTIIVSHI, from the coding sequence ATGACGCAAGAGCCGATTTTTTTACAGCCTGTATGTAAAGAAAAAATATGGGGCGGCACGTTATTACGCGAACGATTCGGATACGGCATACCTTCAGAAACAACCGGCGAATGCTGGGCGATCTCAGCCCATCCGCACGGGATGAGCACGGTCAAAAGCGGTCCGTATCAAGGGAAAACCCTGATGGAACTGTGGGATCAGCATAGAGAATTATTCGGCGGAACGGAAGGGGACAGGTTTCCGCTGCTGACGAAAATACTGGACGTCAAACATCATCTGTCCGTCAAAGTCCACCCTGACGATTATGACGCAGAGGAGCATGGACAGGGCGAAACGGGAAAGTCTGAGTGCTGGTACATTATCGACTGTAAAGAAAATGCGGAAATCATATACGGTCATACGGCCCGTTCGAAAGCGGAGCTTGTCACCATGATCAACAGCGGTGATTGGGAAGGCCTGCTGCGCCGCGTGAAGATCAAACCCGGCGATTTTTATTATGTGCCGAGCGGAACCATTCATGCCATTTGCGCCGGGGCGCTCGTGCTTGAAACGCAGCAGAATTCAGATGCCGCCTACCGGATATATGATTACGGGCGTACAGATCAAAACGGCGGGACGCGTGATCTGCATATCCGCGATGCCGTCAATGCCGCCACCGTCCCTCATGTGGACGGATTTTTAGATGAATCAACCGAAACGAGAAAAGGCGTCACCATCAAAACCTTTGTGCAGGGAGAATACTTTTCTGTATACAAATGGGATATCAGCGGGACGGCGGAAATGACCCAGGACGCTCCGTTTATGCTGTGCAGCGTTATAGAAGGGAGCGGCTCCATCATCTGTGAAGGCAAATCCGCAAAGCTTGAAAAAGGCGCGCATTTCATACTGCCGGATCAGATGCCTGACTTTACGATAACCGGAGAATGCACAATCATCGTTTCTCATATATAA
- a CDS encoding WecB/TagA/CpsF family glycosyltransferase — translation MQTEMVHNLSYVNGNLQEFISYLDTYYIAQKQGAVIATVNPEIGYAAAKDKGYHQVISSADFVLPDGIGVVLMSRLTQHPLKSRIAGFDVFLSLLGLANRQSKKIFLYGAKQDVLDAVLNRISKEYPHIEVVGASNGYEADKRFVAKQISRAKPDIVFVALGYPHQEQFIYENKHLFPQAVSIGLGGSLDVFSGTVKRAPRWMIKTNLEWLYRLVTNPWRWKRMLNIPKYAFTVLRDNKSNKSLYSKQAEDQTKQL, via the coding sequence ATGCAGACTGAAATGGTGCACAACCTTTCTTATGTTAATGGAAATTTACAGGAGTTTATTTCATATTTAGACACTTATTATATCGCACAAAAGCAAGGTGCCGTCATTGCGACGGTCAACCCTGAGATCGGATACGCTGCGGCGAAAGACAAAGGTTATCATCAAGTCATTTCTTCCGCGGATTTCGTCCTGCCGGATGGTATCGGCGTCGTGTTAATGTCCCGTTTGACGCAGCACCCGCTGAAATCAAGAATTGCGGGATTCGATGTGTTTCTTTCGCTGCTCGGTCTCGCAAACCGGCAGTCTAAAAAAATATTTTTATACGGAGCTAAACAAGACGTGCTTGATGCCGTTTTGAATCGGATCAGCAAAGAGTATCCGCATATCGAAGTTGTCGGAGCCAGCAACGGCTATGAAGCGGATAAACGCTTCGTCGCCAAACAGATTTCCCGGGCGAAACCCGATATCGTGTTTGTCGCCTTAGGTTATCCGCATCAGGAACAATTTATTTATGAAAACAAACATCTTTTCCCTCAGGCTGTATCGATCGGTTTGGGCGGAAGCCTTGATGTTTTCAGCGGAACGGTGAAACGCGCCCCTCGATGGATGATCAAAACGAATCTGGAATGGCTGTACCGGCTGGTGACAAATCCGTGGAGATGGAAAAGGATGCTGAACATTCCGAAGTATGCTTTTACCGTTTTGAGAGATAATAAATCAAATAAAAGTCTGTATTCCAAGCAGGCTGAAGATCAAACGAAACAGCTTTAA
- a CDS encoding CDP-glycerol glycerophosphotransferase family protein, with protein sequence MDENTVIKCILKSLKNNVGDLMLSISLESEEPLAEEVKYYLKLKERRSGAEDFVLLEKESPAQYSTSINIHSFPEPLEMGQTYDFYVVLGEPAAEEEEQPMQVRLSVEAEAIERAYHLDHTTELLILPYTTDKGNFSLKVKREAKIVKFDEIQLKAEEINISGYAGYLSSENQLSVKNLQFVIKKGGEDPVEKHFPIEMTKKAENIEELREDAFTPEIFDFQIKIPLKDIPYSLEKRFVYRMFMEFHCENEESEHIVITSTPLVLGDRKNKLKGLISVVNKDSGPVRYEVYKKKKKQTVCIRVNDYSLKTRVKYFIKGKKKRFISKIKKLKKRRNSLITKGYKVVFRMASKMPVKSKTIIFESFNGKQYSCNPRAIYEYMQINHPEYKMYWSVNKQYTAPFKEKGIQYINRLSIKWLFAMARAEYWVVNSRLPLWIPKPEHTTYLQTWHGTPLKRLAMDMEEVHMPGTNTKKYKKNFIKEASNWDYLISPNAYSSEIFARAFQFEKTMIESGYPRNDFLHNDNNEETITAIKRRLHLPEDKKIILYAPTWRDDQFYAKGRYKFDLDLDLHKLREELGDEYLVILRMHYLVAENFDLGPFEGFAYDFSAHEDIRELYMISDLLITDYSSVFFDFANLKRPMLFFVPDIETYRDKLRGFYFDFEKDAPGPLVKTTEETIDAIKHISSPGYQHPVSFKPFYDKFCYLESGHSSEKVVKIVFESE encoded by the coding sequence ATGGATGAAAATACTGTGATTAAATGTATTTTGAAAAGCTTAAAAAATAATGTGGGCGATCTGATGCTCTCTATTTCACTTGAAAGCGAAGAACCATTAGCTGAGGAAGTGAAATATTATTTAAAATTAAAAGAACGGCGTTCCGGAGCGGAGGATTTTGTTCTTTTAGAGAAAGAGAGCCCGGCGCAATACAGCACTTCAATTAATATTCACTCGTTTCCTGAACCTTTAGAAATGGGACAGACTTATGATTTTTATGTGGTTTTGGGTGAGCCGGCTGCGGAGGAGGAAGAACAGCCGATGCAGGTGCGTTTATCCGTGGAAGCGGAAGCGATTGAGCGTGCCTACCACCTTGATCATACGACTGAGCTGTTAATTTTGCCTTATACAACCGATAAGGGTAATTTCTCTTTAAAAGTAAAAAGAGAAGCGAAAATCGTGAAATTTGATGAGATTCAGCTGAAGGCAGAAGAGATTAATATTTCAGGGTATGCCGGATATCTTAGTTCAGAGAATCAGCTCTCAGTTAAAAATTTGCAATTTGTCATTAAAAAAGGGGGAGAAGACCCCGTAGAAAAACATTTTCCTATTGAAATGACAAAAAAAGCGGAGAATATTGAAGAGCTTCGAGAAGATGCATTCACTCCTGAAATTTTTGATTTCCAAATAAAGATTCCATTAAAAGATATTCCTTATTCTCTGGAAAAACGATTTGTCTACCGCATGTTTATGGAATTTCATTGTGAAAACGAGGAATCTGAACATATTGTTATCACCAGCACTCCGCTTGTGCTTGGGGATAGGAAAAATAAACTGAAAGGCCTCATTAGCGTTGTGAATAAAGACAGCGGGCCGGTCAGATATGAAGTATATAAAAAGAAGAAAAAGCAGACTGTCTGTATCCGTGTGAACGACTACAGCCTGAAAACAAGGGTAAAATACTTCATAAAAGGAAAGAAAAAGCGTTTCATTTCTAAAATAAAAAAACTGAAAAAACGCAGAAATTCTCTTATTACGAAGGGTTATAAAGTTGTTTTCAGAATGGCGAGCAAAATGCCTGTCAAAAGCAAGACCATTATTTTTGAAAGCTTTAACGGCAAGCAATACAGCTGTAACCCGAGAGCCATTTATGAATACATGCAAATCAATCATCCGGAATATAAAATGTATTGGAGCGTAAATAAGCAGTATACAGCGCCTTTTAAAGAGAAGGGCATTCAATACATTAACAGGCTCTCAATCAAGTGGCTGTTTGCTATGGCGCGGGCAGAGTATTGGGTAGTCAACAGCCGTCTGCCTTTATGGATTCCAAAGCCGGAACATACAACCTATCTTCAAACATGGCACGGCACGCCTTTAAAAAGACTTGCAATGGATATGGAAGAAGTCCATATGCCGGGTACCAATACGAAAAAATATAAAAAGAATTTTATTAAAGAGGCATCAAATTGGGATTATTTAATTTCACCGAATGCCTATTCGTCTGAGATATTTGCGCGCGCCTTCCAATTCGAGAAAACAATGATTGAGTCAGGTTATCCGAGAAATGACTTTCTTCATAATGACAATAATGAAGAGACAATCACAGCGATCAAAAGAAGATTACACTTGCCAGAGGACAAGAAAATTATTCTTTATGCGCCGACATGGAGAGATGACCAATTTTATGCAAAAGGGCGTTATAAATTTGACCTTGATTTGGACCTGCACAAATTAAGGGAAGAGCTCGGAGATGAATATCTCGTTATTCTGAGAATGCATTATCTTGTGGCTGAAAATTTTGACCTGGGTCCGTTTGAAGGGTTTGCTTACGATTTTTCTGCCCACGAAGATATTCGTGAATTGTATATGATTTCAGATCTGTTAATCACGGATTACTCTTCAGTATTTTTCGATTTTGCAAATCTGAAGCGTCCGATGCTGTTTTTTGTTCCTGATATTGAAACGTACCGGGACAAACTCAGAGGGTTTTACTTCGATTTTGAGAAAGATGCTCCCGGACCGTTAGTAAAAACGACAGAAGAAACAATCGATGCAATCAAACACATTTCATCACCGGGTTATCAGCACCCAGTTTCATTCAAACCTTTTTACGACAAGTTCTGTTATCTGGAATCAGGACATTCTTCTGAAAAAGTCGTAAAGATTGTGTTTGAATCTGAATAA
- a CDS encoding CDP-glycerol--glycerophosphate glycerophosphotransferase, translating into MNLRSLFAAFYSIYLTVLGVLFKPLKAKNHLTLLVSFEENAQALIRSYKAHAESLSYEVTVLYTRHAVSLEKELEGLGSFYLNEKNPLHLVKAVSILFKSKAVITDNYFLLTSVLNRRPQTTCIQVWHANGSLKKFGLEDVTNQNRPASDISRFKKVYRSFDFVTVGSDAMADVFKKSFGIREGQLLKTGVPLTDVYYEENKPQLKRKWPKKIILYAPTFRDYDMQSFRLPFTEEQLTNELNGEYMLLVKLHPAVLNQISASFESESIKNVSDMRLHDLLKAADILITDYSSVPFEFALLNKPIFFFTYDLEEYDQKRGLIDNYTSVIPGKACHDSGALLEEMTKEQFNAEEMKRFSDKWNMYSNGDSSEALLKFAETKMKKRDEAPA; encoded by the coding sequence ATGAACTTGCGATCTTTATTCGCCGCTTTCTATTCTATATATCTGACGGTTCTCGGCGTTTTGTTCAAGCCTTTGAAGGCAAAGAATCATCTGACCCTGCTGGTATCTTTTGAAGAGAATGCGCAGGCTCTCATCCGTTCTTACAAGGCGCACGCTGAATCGCTTTCTTATGAAGTGACGGTTCTGTATACGAGACACGCCGTCAGTCTGGAAAAAGAGCTGGAAGGTCTCGGCTCTTTTTATCTGAACGAAAAAAACCCGCTGCATCTTGTGAAGGCCGTTTCCATCCTTTTTAAGAGCAAAGCGGTCATAACGGATAACTATTTTCTCCTGACGAGCGTTTTAAACCGCCGGCCGCAAACGACATGCATTCAGGTGTGGCATGCGAACGGTTCTTTGAAAAAGTTCGGCCTTGAGGATGTGACGAATCAAAACCGTCCTGCATCAGACATCAGCCGTTTTAAAAAAGTGTACCGTTCGTTTGATTTTGTCACCGTCGGCTCAGACGCGATGGCTGACGTTTTTAAAAAGTCATTCGGAATACGGGAGGGCCAGCTGTTAAAAACGGGTGTCCCCCTGACTGACGTCTATTATGAAGAAAACAAGCCGCAACTGAAGCGCAAATGGCCGAAAAAAATCATCCTGTACGCACCGACATTCAGGGATTATGATATGCAGTCCTTCAGGCTCCCATTCACCGAAGAACAGCTCACAAACGAATTAAACGGAGAGTATATGCTGCTTGTAAAACTTCACCCTGCCGTTTTGAATCAGATTTCGGCTTCGTTTGAAAGCGAATCGATCAAGAATGTGTCTGACATGCGTCTTCATGATCTCTTGAAGGCGGCAGATATTTTAATTACGGACTACTCTTCCGTACCTTTTGAATTCGCGCTTTTAAATAAACCGATTTTCTTTTTCACATATGATCTGGAAGAATATGATCAAAAGCGCGGTTTAATCGACAATTATACGTCCGTTATTCCCGGGAAGGCATGTCATGACAGCGGAGCCCTTCTGGAGGAAATGACGAAAGAGCAATTTAACGCAGAAGAAATGAAGCGGTTCTCGGACAAATGGAATATGTACTCAAACGGGGATTCGAGTGAAGCGTTATTGAAATTTGCAGAGACAAAAATGAAAAAAAGAGATGAAGCACCTGCCTGA
- a CDS encoding N-acetylglucosaminidase, which translates to MKKRFVAPMLLSAVFLVSSTVTEHAEAAYSDYSVYELETKQQFASENEALQAAAKLKKDTGWQADAKKAGNAPLTYQISVSGLHDETDAKAVLKDFTKQTGVAGTYSASGSKQPYVTVTSGVLSDEQQTKNLLAKLTKDTGVTGAVKPTGTKQPYMQVMTAEMAAEADAKTLTKELTKQTGVKASYCQIKRETAQFQIQSGTITGDQKAFQIQTDFQKETGLQSSLTMTAKGSANITVTASDIPNANDAAGLAKQLQQKTGVKGNVQKYAQSKTATVYNVQSGYFNGVSAAQNAVSQIKKNTGVSGNYQKAGTKNNYTVAMSGLTAKQLQSVQSFFKKKKWHCDASPVKKPASVSAYRITAGQLTAAQADQAEAFFRQQHVKTARTAAGKTSENEYQLLSQQTADQSKIKKGLNLLAGYKLTAVSKTVAKQTGAAYQVTTESLLDTAKINRSLDFFKGKKVSAAAQKTGETAYTQFRIETAPLLKKEDIDRVTAFFKQNKAAGTVKETGKTAYSQYVIKTEKFSSKTVLNKSMSYFSAKQLQAGYTSQSQPVYELRIRDQFTGADSAEAASQKLKKLYGWTMAILKIKNGPQIMNTNYNISVADMVKKQMTVSPQTDAAAYASLTYINTASGTVTADVLNVRSTPEVSSGNIIGQLKKGDKVSIIGQTNGWAKLSMGWRNASSNEVEQYVNPDYFAQDSKYYFQFLKLSQTAGLNASELNQKVLVNKGILTGKGQAFITAAGKYSINEVYLISHALLETGNGTSELANGITYNGKKVYNMYGIGAYDSNPNYYGAQYAYNQGWFTPEAAIIGGAQFIGASYIHNPAYEQDTLYKMRWSQTASHQYATDIGWAYKQVNRMYSLYSLLDDYTLYYDVPVYMKV; encoded by the coding sequence ATGAAAAAGAGATTCGTTGCACCTATGTTATTGTCCGCCGTTTTCCTTGTCTCAAGCACCGTTACAGAGCACGCTGAGGCCGCATACAGCGACTATTCCGTTTATGAGCTGGAGACGAAGCAGCAATTTGCTTCTGAGAATGAGGCGCTTCAAGCGGCAGCGAAATTGAAAAAGGATACGGGGTGGCAGGCTGACGCAAAGAAAGCCGGAAATGCGCCGCTCACTTATCAAATCTCCGTATCAGGCTTACACGATGAAACTGATGCGAAAGCCGTGCTGAAAGATTTTACGAAGCAGACGGGTGTGGCCGGCACTTACAGCGCAAGCGGAAGCAAACAGCCGTATGTGACCGTCACATCGGGAGTTCTATCAGACGAGCAGCAGACGAAAAACCTTCTTGCCAAATTGACGAAAGATACGGGCGTGACCGGCGCCGTCAAGCCGACGGGCACAAAGCAGCCGTACATGCAGGTCATGACTGCTGAGATGGCAGCTGAAGCGGACGCAAAAACGCTCACTAAAGAGTTGACGAAGCAGACGGGGGTGAAAGCGTCATACTGTCAGATCAAGCGGGAAACAGCGCAGTTTCAAATCCAGTCAGGAACAATTACCGGCGATCAAAAAGCTTTTCAAATCCAAACTGATTTTCAAAAGGAAACAGGCTTACAATCGTCGCTGACAATGACGGCAAAGGGCAGCGCGAATATCACCGTGACAGCCTCTGACATTCCAAATGCAAATGATGCGGCAGGCTTAGCGAAACAGCTGCAGCAGAAAACGGGTGTCAAAGGGAATGTTCAAAAGTATGCCCAAAGCAAAACGGCAACCGTGTACAATGTGCAGTCAGGGTATTTTAACGGAGTCAGCGCAGCACAAAATGCCGTCAGCCAAATCAAGAAGAATACCGGCGTCAGCGGAAACTATCAAAAAGCCGGCACGAAAAATAATTATACGGTCGCGATGAGCGGACTGACGGCTAAGCAGCTGCAAAGCGTTCAATCTTTCTTTAAAAAGAAAAAATGGCATTGTGACGCATCACCTGTCAAAAAGCCGGCGTCGGTGTCCGCTTACCGGATCACGGCAGGACAGCTTACCGCCGCACAGGCAGATCAAGCGGAGGCGTTTTTCCGCCAGCAGCATGTAAAGACGGCAAGAACCGCCGCGGGAAAAACATCAGAAAACGAATACCAGCTGCTTTCTCAACAGACGGCAGACCAGTCGAAGATAAAAAAAGGATTGAATCTGCTGGCCGGATATAAGCTGACTGCTGTTTCCAAAACCGTAGCCAAGCAAACGGGGGCGGCGTACCAAGTCACAACCGAATCACTGCTTGATACGGCAAAGATCAATCGTTCACTGGATTTCTTCAAAGGGAAAAAAGTATCCGCTGCCGCACAGAAAACAGGCGAAACAGCGTATACACAATTCAGGATTGAAACGGCACCGCTGCTTAAAAAGGAAGACATTGACCGCGTGACTGCCTTTTTCAAGCAAAACAAAGCGGCCGGCACTGTGAAGGAGACGGGGAAAACCGCCTATTCACAGTACGTCATCAAAACCGAAAAGTTCAGCAGTAAAACCGTTTTAAATAAAAGCATGAGCTATTTCAGCGCCAAACAATTGCAGGCCGGTTATACGAGTCAAAGCCAGCCGGTTTATGAGCTCCGCATCCGCGATCAATTCACGGGAGCCGATTCCGCAGAAGCCGCTTCCCAAAAGCTGAAAAAGCTGTACGGATGGACGATGGCCATTTTGAAAATAAAGAACGGACCGCAAATCATGAATACCAATTACAACATCTCGGTTGCAGATATGGTCAAAAAACAAATGACAGTCAGCCCGCAGACTGATGCCGCGGCTTACGCGTCGCTTACTTACATCAATACGGCTTCCGGAACGGTCACAGCAGACGTCCTGAACGTCCGATCAACTCCGGAAGTCAGCTCCGGCAATATTATCGGCCAGCTGAAAAAAGGCGATAAAGTCAGCATCATCGGCCAGACAAACGGCTGGGCCAAGCTCAGTATGGGCTGGAGAAACGCCAGCAGTAATGAAGTCGAGCAATACGTCAATCCGGATTACTTTGCGCAAGACAGCAAGTATTACTTTCAATTTCTGAAGCTTTCTCAGACAGCCGGATTGAACGCATCGGAACTGAATCAAAAAGTGCTGGTCAATAAAGGAATACTGACAGGAAAAGGCCAGGCCTTTATTACAGCCGCCGGCAAATACAGCATCAATGAAGTGTATTTGATTTCGCATGCTTTGCTTGAAACGGGCAATGGCACGTCAGAGCTTGCAAACGGCATTACGTATAATGGAAAAAAGGTTTATAACATGTATGGCATCGGGGCTTATGACAGCAACCCGAATTACTACGGCGCACAATACGCGTATAATCAGGGCTGGTTTACTCCGGAAGCCGCGATTATCGGCGGAGCCCAATTCATCGGTGCGTCATATATTCACAACCCCGCATACGAACAGGACACGCTGTATAAAATGAGATGGTCTCAAACCGCGTCCCATCAGTATGCGACAGATATCGGCTGGGCGTATAAGCAGGTAAACCGCATGTACAGCTTATACTCACTGCTGGATGACTATACGCTTTACTATGATGTTCCTGTCTATATGAAGGTGTAA
- the tagD gene encoding glycerol-3-phosphate cytidylyltransferase, translating into MKKVITYGTFDLLHWGHIKLLERAKQLGDYLVVAISTDEFNLQKQKKAYHSYEHRKLILETIRYVDEVIPENSWDQKVRDVADHNIDVFVMGDDWEGKFDFLKDQCEVIYLPRTEGISTTQIKKEIAGV; encoded by the coding sequence ATGAAGAAGGTCATTACTTACGGAACGTTTGATTTACTGCATTGGGGTCATATTAAACTGCTTGAGCGCGCAAAGCAGCTTGGAGATTACCTTGTCGTTGCCATCTCAACAGATGAGTTCAACCTTCAAAAACAAAAAAAGGCCTATCACAGCTATGAACACAGAAAGCTGATTCTGGAAACCATCCGTTATGTCGACGAAGTCATTCCGGAAAACAGCTGGGATCAAAAAGTACGGGACGTAGCGGATCACAACATCGACGTGTTCGTAATGGGAGACGATTGGGAAGGCAAATTCGACTTCCTTAAAGATCAATGCGAAGTCATCTATCTCCCTAGAACCGAAGGTATTTCCACTACACAGATTAAAAAAGAAATTGCCGGGGTGTAA
- a CDS encoding alpha-glucosyltransferase N-terminal domain-containing protein, producing MSNQPINYNNEFPDMMYYFISGGLPDNYGGLTKSLLLRSKLFGEESQKKTAFLTFRFDLEFARKKNELFENGKADSEYTQVINMYDDFLSKKTKGKRIYSEKIELDQIKRHVSKGKVSKAISKIFGKSSNDYILSYYSGGAAVRYVDYLNDEKQVIKREEYNKEGQAVIVSHFDTKINQIFLQEFINSENVVYLEKHYMWDSQSEEVKLTHFTWYTEEGPLTFKDESELRRHWIDVLQNENDRPKLFLVDSRPQDKHVFRVKKAPSSYYAAIIHNKHYGDSKLQIKGRYKEVFGQMNNLDAVFFITEEQIADFTLITGEKETFFFTPHTINKPLDEEVLNVPSERNKAVIISRLAAMKNLTHAVKAFKLVVDEIPDAKLDIFGSGEDTEKIKKEIEAQNLKDNVLLKGYTNNPDYEFQKAWLTISTSHFEGFGLSNMEALSNGCPVVTYDYDYGARSLVEDGVNGYVIEQYNIEKLAEAIISLMRDDSTHQQFSRQAFKMAEKYSKPNYIKNWSYALSKMIEVRKEKERLAEKVGSKEQPITSFEKNGDGLAISVSVSDPNDVFEKVSLIGIDRKNKAEIISVSSDQPAQTFTINFEKDIKKEKIEANQTSVLDFYIQFVSADRIRIQRRVSSREVNLGEKDRFMNNGYIFEPYTTVKGNFSIKLNKKDHID from the coding sequence TTGTCCAATCAGCCTATTAACTATAATAATGAGTTTCCCGATATGATGTATTATTTTATCTCAGGCGGACTGCCGGATAATTACGGAGGCCTGACCAAATCACTATTATTGCGCTCTAAACTCTTCGGAGAAGAAAGCCAAAAGAAAACCGCCTTTCTTACTTTTAGATTTGATTTAGAGTTTGCAAGAAAAAAGAACGAGCTGTTTGAAAATGGAAAAGCTGACTCCGAATACACACAAGTTATCAACATGTATGATGACTTTTTAAGTAAAAAAACAAAAGGCAAGCGGATTTATTCAGAGAAAATTGAGCTGGATCAAATAAAAAGACATGTCAGCAAGGGGAAAGTAAGCAAAGCAATCTCAAAAATATTCGGCAAATCATCAAATGATTATATTCTTTCCTATTATTCAGGCGGTGCGGCGGTACGTTACGTAGACTACCTGAATGATGAAAAACAAGTAATAAAAAGGGAAGAATACAATAAAGAAGGACAGGCTGTCATTGTCTCTCATTTTGATACCAAGATTAATCAAATCTTCCTTCAGGAGTTTATCAACAGCGAAAATGTCGTTTATTTGGAAAAACACTACATGTGGGACAGCCAAAGTGAAGAAGTCAAATTAACACATTTTACGTGGTACACGGAGGAAGGTCCATTAACATTTAAAGATGAATCTGAGCTGCGCCGGCATTGGATAGACGTTCTTCAAAATGAAAACGATCGGCCTAAACTATTTCTGGTCGACAGCAGACCTCAGGACAAACATGTCTTCAGAGTAAAAAAAGCGCCGTCATCATATTACGCTGCGATTATTCACAACAAACATTATGGTGATAGTAAATTACAGATCAAAGGGCGTTATAAAGAAGTTTTCGGTCAGATGAATAATCTGGATGCCGTATTTTTTATTACTGAGGAGCAGATTGCAGATTTCACTTTGATTACGGGAGAAAAAGAGACATTCTTTTTTACGCCGCATACGATTAATAAACCGCTTGATGAAGAGGTTTTGAACGTTCCGAGTGAACGAAATAAAGCGGTTATTATCTCAAGGCTTGCCGCAATGAAAAATCTGACGCATGCCGTTAAAGCGTTCAAACTTGTCGTAGATGAAATCCCGGATGCGAAACTGGACATATTCGGTTCCGGAGAAGATACAGAAAAAATCAAAAAGGAAATTGAAGCTCAAAACCTCAAGGATAATGTATTGCTGAAAGGATACACGAATAACCCTGATTACGAGTTTCAAAAAGCATGGCTGACAATTTCGACGTCTCACTTTGAAGGCTTCGGTCTGTCAAATATGGAAGCATTGAGCAACGGATGCCCGGTCGTAACTTACGATTACGATTACGGTGCCAGAAGCTTGGTAGAAGATGGAGTAAACGGCTATGTTATCGAGCAATATAATATAGAAAAATTAGCGGAGGCCATTATCTCTTTAATGAGAGATGACAGCACTCATCAACAATTTTCACGTCAGGCCTTTAAAATGGCTGAAAAATACTCTAAACCAAACTATATTAAAAATTGGTCATATGCTCTTTCCAAAATGATTGAAGTGAGAAAAGAAAAGGAACGGCTCGCTGAAAAAGTCGGCTCTAAAGAACAGCCGATTACATCTTTTGAAAAAAACGGCGACGGACTAGCGATCAGCGTTTCAGTGTCTGACCCAAATGATGTGTTTGAAAAAGTCAGCCTGATTGGGATTGATCGGAAAAACAAAGCTGAAATCATATCCGTATCCTCTGATCAGCCGGCTCAGACGTTTACGATTAATTTTGAAAAGGACATCAAAAAAGAGAAAATCGAGGCCAATCAAACTTCGGTTCTTGACTTTTACATTCAGTTTGTATCAGCTGACCGTATACGTATTCAAAGAAGGGTATCCAGCCGTGAAGTCAACCTCGGCGAAAAGGACCGGTTTATGAATAACGGATATATTTTTGAACCTTATACGACAGTGAAAGGTAATTTCTCTATTAAATTAAACAAAAAGGATCACATCGATTAA